A single genomic interval of Aegicerativicinus sediminis harbors:
- a CDS encoding DNA gyrase/topoisomerase IV subunit A: MEEMEDPMNEGQEQHETITRVTGMYKDWFLDYASYVILERAVPAIEDGFKPVQRRIMHSMKNLDDGRYNKVANIVGHTMQYHPHGDASIADAMVQIGQKDLLIDTQGNWGNILTGDSAAASRYIEARLSKFALDVVFNAKVTDWQASYDGRNKEPIHLPVKFPLLLAQGGEGIAVGLSTKILPHNFLELIDASIKHLQGKKFKIFPDFPTAGIADFSNYNDGLRGGRIRIRARITARDKSTLVISEIPYGTNTSSLIDSILKANDKGKIKIKKIEDNTAADVEILVHLPPNISPDKTIDALYAFTACESSISPLGCVIEDNKPLFIGVSEMLRRSTDHTVELLKKELEIQLGELEDQWHFASLERIFIENRIYRDIEEEETWEGVIQAIDKGLQPHIQNLKRAVTEEDIVRLTEIRIKRISKFDIDKAQQKIDALEAQIAEVKHHLAHLIDYAIAYFERLKKDYGAGKERQTEIRLFDDVDATKVVIRNTKLYVNREEGFIGTSLKRDEYVCDCSDIDDIIVFTREGNMMVTKVDAKTFVGKDIIHVAVFKKKDKRTIYNLIYRDGKKGPSYVKRFNVTSITRDREYPVTYGSAGSTVWYFSANPNGEAEVVTVFLRQVGNIKKLKWDLDFADVIIKGRSAKGNLVTKYSVKKVELKEKGISTLKPRKIWFDETVRRLNVDDRGELLGEFRGEDRLLIINQSGIIKTILPELTTRFDDDMVVLEKWVPKKPISAIYYDGEKDRYYVKRFLVENENKEESFISDHADSRLEIVSTEWKPMVEVVFVKERGKERKDNMEVNLEEFIAIKGIGALGNQLTKDKILQINALEPLPYEAPEEVHADEIEVVEEETVEIELNPEITNKPSKETDSGDDNGTTDDQGQITLF, from the coding sequence ATGGAGGAGATGGAAGACCCAATGAACGAAGGGCAAGAACAGCATGAGACAATAACCCGTGTTACGGGAATGTATAAGGATTGGTTTTTAGATTATGCGTCCTATGTTATCTTAGAAAGGGCTGTGCCAGCTATTGAAGACGGTTTTAAACCTGTTCAGAGACGAATAATGCATTCCATGAAAAATCTGGATGATGGCAGGTATAATAAGGTGGCAAATATCGTCGGTCATACTATGCAATACCATCCTCATGGAGATGCAAGTATTGCTGATGCAATGGTGCAGATTGGGCAGAAGGATTTGTTAATTGATACCCAAGGAAACTGGGGGAATATCCTTACAGGGGATAGTGCTGCAGCTTCCCGTTATATAGAAGCTAGGCTCTCTAAATTTGCTTTGGATGTTGTATTCAATGCTAAAGTAACAGATTGGCAAGCGAGTTATGATGGACGAAATAAAGAGCCTATACATCTACCTGTTAAATTTCCTTTATTATTGGCTCAAGGCGGGGAAGGAATCGCGGTAGGTTTAAGCACAAAAATTCTCCCGCACAATTTTCTTGAGTTAATAGATGCTTCAATTAAGCATTTACAAGGAAAGAAATTCAAGATTTTTCCAGATTTCCCAACTGCTGGAATTGCAGATTTCAGCAATTATAATGATGGTCTTAGAGGTGGCAGAATTAGAATACGCGCAAGGATTACTGCGAGAGATAAGAGTACCCTTGTAATAAGTGAAATTCCCTATGGTACCAATACATCCTCTTTAATAGATTCTATTTTAAAGGCTAATGACAAGGGGAAAATAAAAATTAAAAAGATAGAGGATAATACAGCTGCTGATGTTGAAATTTTGGTGCATTTACCACCAAATATTTCACCAGATAAAACGATTGATGCCTTGTATGCATTCACTGCCTGCGAATCATCGATTTCTCCATTAGGATGCGTTATCGAGGATAATAAGCCTTTATTTATTGGAGTTTCTGAAATGCTCAGACGATCTACGGACCATACCGTGGAATTGCTTAAAAAGGAATTGGAGATACAGTTAGGTGAATTGGAAGACCAATGGCATTTCGCATCTCTTGAACGCATTTTTATTGAAAATAGGATTTACCGAGATATAGAGGAAGAGGAAACTTGGGAAGGTGTTATACAGGCAATTGATAAAGGTTTGCAACCGCATATCCAGAATCTAAAGCGAGCGGTTACAGAAGAGGACATTGTTCGACTCACAGAAATACGAATTAAACGAATTTCTAAATTCGATATAGATAAAGCACAACAAAAAATTGATGCTCTCGAAGCACAAATTGCTGAGGTAAAGCATCATTTGGCACACTTAATTGATTATGCGATTGCATATTTTGAGAGGCTTAAGAAAGATTATGGTGCCGGAAAAGAAAGGCAAACAGAAATTCGTTTATTTGATGATGTAGATGCCACCAAAGTGGTTATTCGCAATACGAAGTTGTATGTAAATAGGGAGGAAGGCTTTATTGGCACTTCCTTAAAACGGGATGAATATGTTTGTGATTGTAGTGATATAGATGATATTATTGTCTTCACCAGGGAAGGTAATATGATGGTTACTAAGGTTGACGCAAAGACATTTGTCGGCAAGGATATCATTCACGTGGCGGTATTCAAGAAAAAAGATAAACGTACCATTTACAACCTAATTTATAGAGATGGCAAAAAGGGGCCTTCTTATGTGAAGAGGTTTAATGTTACCTCAATAACAAGAGATAGGGAATACCCGGTTACCTATGGTTCAGCAGGTTCAACAGTTTGGTATTTTTCCGCCAATCCTAATGGTGAAGCCGAAGTTGTTACTGTGTTCTTAAGACAGGTAGGAAATATCAAAAAATTAAAATGGGATCTAGATTTTGCTGATGTAATTATTAAAGGTCGCTCTGCAAAGGGAAATTTGGTAACCAAATACTCGGTAAAAAAGGTTGAATTAAAAGAAAAAGGTATTTCAACCCTAAAACCTCGCAAGATTTGGTTTGATGAAACAGTAAGGCGTCTAAATGTCGATGATAGGGGAGAATTGCTTGGAGAATTTAGAGGTGAGGATCGATTGCTTATTATAAACCAATCAGGTATTATAAAAACAATTTTACCTGAATTAACTACAAGATTTGATGACGATATGGTTGTATTGGAGAAATGGGTGCCCAAAAAGCCTATTTCAGCAATCTATTATGATGGAGAAAAAGACCGATACTATGTAAAAAGATTTCTTGTTGAAAATGAAAACAAGGAAGAATCATTTATTTCAGACCACGCTGATTCTCGGCTTGAAATTGTTTCAACGGAATGGAAGCCTATGGTAGAGGTTGTTTTTGTAAAGGAAAGAGGAAAGGAGCGTAAGGATAATATGGAGGTAAATCTTGAAGAATTTATTGCTATTAAGGGAATTGGCGCATTAGGTAACCAATTGACTAAAGACAAAATTCTTCAGATAAATGCTTTAGAGCCCCTACCTTATGAGGCACCGGAGGAAGTACATGCTGATGAGATTGAAGTTGTTGAAGAAGAAACGGTTGAAATTGAGCTTAATCCAGAAATAACTAATAAACCTTCTAAAGAAACCGATTCTGGTGACGATAATGGAACAACTGACGACCAAGGTCAGATTACCTTATTTTAG
- a CDS encoding MYG1 family protein, whose product MRTNNGKVKNIIISVYFILIVLALVLATVFRAFRDVTENSFLTFILIAAGFAVAFIVVHSISKYFEYDSDGLKVIVINRGLLLSDYCNYREHVVEFEKEDLVAFKIKDYIIYKRLTLNIRLEDGSKKWEYFNVTLVPKRKLKFIKQSLSKMIKYNIKARNS is encoded by the coding sequence ATGAGAACTAACAATGGAAAGGTAAAGAATATCATAATTTCGGTCTATTTTATTCTAATAGTCCTAGCGCTAGTCTTAGCGACGGTTTTTAGGGCTTTTAGGGATGTAACCGAAAATTCTTTTTTAACTTTTATACTAATTGCTGCCGGATTTGCTGTCGCCTTTATAGTTGTTCACAGTATTTCAAAATATTTTGAATACGATAGCGATGGCTTAAAGGTGATTGTCATTAATAGAGGTCTATTGCTTTCCGATTATTGCAATTATCGAGAGCATGTAGTCGAATTTGAAAAGGAAGATCTGGTTGCTTTTAAAATTAAGGATTACATAATTTATAAGCGTTTAACATTAAATATAAGGTTAGAAGATGGTTCGAAAAAATGGGAATATTTTAATGTAACCTTAGTTCCAAAGAGGAAATTGAAATTTATTAAGCAATCATTAAGCAAAATGATTAAATATAACATTAAAGCGAGAAATAGTTAA
- a CDS encoding DNA topoisomerase IV subunit B codes for MSAETKYTEENIRSLDWKEHIRMRPGMYIGKLGDGSSPDDGIYILVKEVLDNSIDEYVMGAGKTIEVSIQGNRVIVRDYGRGIPLGKVVDVVSKMNTGGKYDTRAFKKSVGLNGVGTKAVNALSNYFRVESTRDGQSASAEFERGDLTNQDLLNDTSRRKGTKVTFIPDESIFKNYKFRNEYVEKMLKNYVYLNPGLTIVFNGEKFYSENGLKDLLNENINDSDKLYPIIHLRGSDIEVAMTHHKTQYSEEYYSFVNGQNTTQGGTHLAAFREAIVRTIREYYNKNYDASDVRKSIVAAISIKVMEPVFESQTKTKLGSTDMGGDLPTVRTYINDFVKTYLDNYLHKNPEAADKLQRKIIQAERERKELSGIRKLARERAKKASLHNKKLRDCRVHFNDTKNERNLESTLFITEGDSASGSITKSRDVNTQAVFSLRGKPLNSYGMSKKIVYENEEFNLLQAALNIEESMEDLRYNNIVIATDADVDGMHIRLLLITFFLQFFPELIKEGHLYILQTPLFRVRNKKETIYCYTDEERRNAIAKLKPKPEITRFKGLGEISPDEFKHFIGEDMRLDPVMLDKEMSIEELLEFYMGKNTPDRQEFIINNLKVELDLIEELNEN; via the coding sequence ATGTCTGCAGAAACCAAGTATACCGAAGAAAACATACGTTCTCTTGATTGGAAAGAGCATATCCGTATGAGGCCCGGTATGTATATTGGTAAGTTGGGGGATGGTTCTTCCCCTGACGATGGGATTTATATTCTGGTAAAAGAAGTCCTCGACAACTCCATAGATGAATATGTCATGGGGGCCGGAAAGACGATAGAAGTTTCAATTCAGGGCAATCGGGTTATTGTGCGCGATTATGGTAGGGGTATCCCACTTGGGAAAGTTGTGGACGTTGTTTCAAAGATGAATACTGGAGGAAAGTACGATACCAGAGCCTTCAAAAAATCGGTTGGTCTCAATGGTGTTGGTACTAAAGCTGTAAACGCACTTTCTAATTATTTTAGGGTAGAATCTACAAGGGATGGGCAATCAGCGTCTGCAGAATTTGAACGTGGAGATTTAACCAACCAGGATTTGCTCAATGACACTTCTAGAAGAAAAGGAACCAAGGTAACCTTTATACCTGATGAATCTATTTTCAAGAATTACAAATTCAGAAATGAATATGTAGAGAAAATGCTCAAAAACTATGTGTACCTCAACCCAGGTTTGACAATAGTTTTTAACGGCGAAAAATTCTACAGTGAAAATGGTCTGAAAGACCTTTTGAACGAAAACATTAACGATAGCGACAAGCTGTATCCGATTATCCATCTTAGGGGATCAGATATAGAAGTAGCTATGACCCATCACAAAACACAGTATAGTGAAGAATATTATTCTTTTGTTAATGGGCAAAACACTACCCAGGGAGGTACACATTTGGCTGCATTCAGAGAAGCTATTGTACGGACGATCCGTGAGTATTACAACAAAAATTACGATGCTTCAGATGTAAGAAAATCAATTGTGGCGGCTATTTCCATTAAAGTGATGGAGCCAGTTTTTGAAAGTCAAACCAAAACTAAGCTAGGCTCAACAGATATGGGAGGTGATTTGCCTACCGTTAGGACCTATATTAATGATTTTGTAAAAACATATTTAGACAATTACCTGCATAAAAATCCTGAAGCAGCGGATAAATTACAACGTAAAATAATCCAGGCGGAGCGTGAACGCAAGGAACTTTCAGGTATTAGAAAGTTGGCACGTGAACGGGCCAAAAAGGCTAGCCTCCACAATAAAAAATTAAGAGACTGCAGGGTTCATTTTAATGACACAAAGAATGAAAGGAATTTAGAATCCACACTTTTTATTACTGAGGGGGATTCTGCTTCTGGTAGTATTACTAAATCTCGTGATGTTAATACGCAGGCTGTTTTTAGTTTAAGAGGTAAGCCATTGAATTCTTATGGAATGAGCAAGAAGATTGTTTATGAAAATGAGGAATTCAATTTATTGCAAGCAGCTCTAAACATTGAAGAATCCATGGAGGATTTACGCTACAACAATATTGTTATAGCGACAGATGCCGATGTTGATGGTATGCATATTAGGTTGCTATTAATTACTTTCTTCCTACAGTTTTTCCCTGAATTGATTAAAGAGGGGCATTTGTATATCTTACAGACACCATTATTCAGGGTGCGAAATAAGAAAGAGACAATTTATTGTTACACTGACGAAGAACGGCGTAATGCTATTGCTAAATTAAAGCCAAAACCAGAAATAACCAGATTTAAAGGTCTTGGTGAAATATCGCCTGATGAATTTAAACATTTCATTGGCGAAGATATGCGTCTAGATCCGGTAATGTTAGATAAAGAAATGTCGATTGAAGAGTTGTTGGAATTTTATATGGGAAAAAACACTCCAGACAGGCAAGAATTCATAATTAATAACCTTAAAGTTGAGCTCGATTTAATTGAAGAATTAAATGAGAACTAA
- a CDS encoding redoxin family protein, which translates to MAITVDDIGLYDQNDDFHNLYYYDDANAIVLYVQGNGCPMVRNGFRTYETISNEFKDKGVQFFMVNSNLQDDRDEIGQEADEYGMSLPILIDNHQFLAENLNLTRTAETIVIDPSDWSLVYRGPIDDQLGYEGQKIEPENDYLRNALNSFLNGEKVQEPYVRSKGCAIKRGLPQEAKEDLTFIDDIAPILETKCTQCHVENGIGSWAMTDYYTVYGWSEMIREVILNKRMPPWQADPKYGHFKEDLSLTEQEVRNIVGWIDNGMPLGIGNNPLAKIKPFQPEWKFGEPDTIFELTERHLPATGLIDYMYQEFPMDDLPEDMKVRAVEVVPGNPEVLHHILATIRYPDGTESPVERKRGPWLDGIFIGWAPGGGPELFPENSVRTIPKGSKLIIQSHYTANGKEAIDNSKIGLYFAKNESEKELVSLGPANFEFVLEPYKKNVEVEAVEEIKDDIKLYSLFPHMHFRGKSFKYVVEYPNGEEEVVLNVPNYNFNWQRNYYLENPIEIHGGSKLKLSAVFDNSGQNPFNPSPQDSVKWGEQTMDEMMIGYFNFVYDKKPKKILEELAASD; encoded by the coding sequence ATGGCGATAACGGTTGATGACATTGGGTTATATGACCAGAATGATGATTTCCATAATCTGTATTATTATGATGATGCCAATGCAATAGTGTTATATGTGCAAGGAAATGGGTGTCCTATGGTGCGAAATGGATTCAGGACTTATGAGACCATAAGCAATGAATTTAAGGACAAAGGTGTTCAATTCTTTATGGTAAATTCCAACCTTCAGGATGATCGAGATGAAATTGGCCAAGAAGCGGACGAGTACGGGATGTCACTTCCTATATTAATTGATAACCATCAGTTCTTGGCTGAAAATTTGAATTTAACTAGAACAGCGGAAACCATAGTTATTGATCCTTCGGATTGGTCTTTAGTATACCGTGGACCGATTGATGATCAATTAGGCTATGAAGGGCAAAAGATTGAGCCGGAAAACGACTATTTAAGGAATGCTCTCAATTCTTTTTTGAATGGAGAAAAAGTTCAGGAGCCCTATGTGCGTTCAAAAGGTTGTGCCATAAAAAGAGGATTACCACAAGAAGCTAAAGAAGATTTGACATTTATAGATGATATCGCACCTATTTTAGAAACCAAATGTACTCAATGTCATGTTGAAAATGGTATTGGTTCTTGGGCAATGACTGATTATTATACGGTATATGGTTGGTCTGAAATGATAAGGGAGGTGATTCTGAATAAACGCATGCCGCCTTGGCAGGCAGACCCAAAATATGGACATTTTAAAGAAGACTTGTCTTTAACTGAGCAGGAAGTAAGGAATATTGTAGGTTGGATTGATAATGGTATGCCTTTAGGTATAGGGAACAATCCTCTAGCCAAAATTAAACCCTTTCAACCTGAATGGAAATTTGGAGAACCAGATACAATATTTGAATTAACTGAAAGGCACCTACCAGCGACAGGTTTGATTGATTATATGTACCAAGAATTTCCTATGGATGATTTGCCAGAAGATATGAAGGTAAGGGCGGTTGAGGTTGTACCTGGTAATCCAGAAGTTTTACATCATATTCTCGCAACAATACGGTATCCAGATGGTACAGAATCTCCAGTTGAAAGAAAACGTGGGCCTTGGTTGGATGGCATTTTTATAGGCTGGGCACCTGGAGGTGGCCCTGAGTTATTTCCTGAAAATTCGGTTAGGACAATTCCTAAAGGGTCAAAGTTAATTATTCAATCGCACTACACTGCAAATGGTAAGGAAGCCATCGACAATTCAAAAATTGGATTGTATTTCGCGAAAAATGAATCGGAAAAAGAATTGGTGTCTTTAGGGCCAGCTAATTTTGAGTTTGTATTAGAGCCGTACAAAAAGAATGTTGAGGTAGAAGCAGTGGAAGAAATTAAGGACGATATTAAATTATACAGCCTTTTTCCACACATGCATTTTAGAGGTAAAAGCTTTAAATATGTTGTGGAATACCCAAATGGAGAAGAAGAGGTTGTATTGAATGTTCCAAACTATAACTTCAATTGGCAGCGTAATTATTATTTAGAAAATCCAATTGAAATTCATGGCGGCTCCAAATTGAAATTATCAGCTGTTTTTGATAATAGCGGCCAAAATCCATTTAACCCAAGCCCCCAAGATTCTGTAAAATGGGGAGAGCAAACAATGGATGAAATGATGATTGGTTATTTCAATTTTGTCTATGATAAAAAGCCTAAGAAAATTCTTGAGGAACTAGCCGCATCGGATTAA
- the treS gene encoding maltose alpha-D-glucosyltransferase, producing MQDNSLLNTTDWYKDAIIYELHIKAFFDSNGDGIGDFKGLLQKLDYLEDLGVTAIWLLPFYPSPLRDDGYDIADYYSINPSYGNLKDFKKFISEAHNRGLKVITELVINHTSDQHPWFQKARKAEKGSPERDFYVWSDSAEKYKDARIIFTDTEPSNWSWDSEAKAYYWHRFFSHQPDLNFDNPEVQKEVLNILDFWCEFGVDGFRLDAIPYLFERDGTNCENLPETHVFLKKLRSHMDSKWENKLLLAEANMWPEDSAAYFGNGDECHMNYHFPIMPRMFMSVKMENRYPIIDIIDQTPEIPEGCQWGIFLRNHDELTLEMVTDEERDYMYKVYTRDPKAKINVGIRHRLARLLENNRGKIELMNVMLFSLPGTPILYYGDEIGMGDNYYLGDRDGVRTPMQWSSERNAGFSTANPHQLYLPTIIDPEYKYESVNVETQLMNSSSLLWWMKRIMAMRKRFKAFGRGEINFLSPKNSKILAFTRTYEEEIILVICNLSRFSQPAELDLSNYKNLIPEEVFSRIKFPKITDKSYLFTLSPFGYYWFQLKSINESNQDTNNKFSTFKIDSLDELLIKIQKQDFEGNLLKYIIDQPWYNLKDRIVQDLKIIKSVNIDTEGNHKILLLELEYNEGLPELYQLPISKRLLSSNQKSIQDFTHVICEVENGRFRGFVQEGSQNVEFRRLLFHRLLNNSEFTNEGLQLNQFQIQFEPQPSQYRVELKNGNSRMPEFEFPDGLHYKFYRKLDIIEHPDSEVMKAFSSFSQKLTPEYIGSISVNISGANNQVLGILYQGAEHQEDTGYWMIDLVKRYFDSILTEPKKFKVPKLNTDYFQAIDYNDLPQSMKHFLGVINCERAAQLGKLTAELHNNLVKLSDKEAFSTEEFSLHYQRSVFSGLQGLTRSAFQDLDSQFQKLPNYAIEDGNVLLSKKKEVLELLKKVYKYKIPILKFRTHGDLHLSRFIWTGKNFLLQDFEGDNQKSFSDRRIRRNGLRDVASMLRSFHYVTYMTYLEPEYSKHGSEGNLEEWAYAWFHYMSRIYLTNYLNSIKYPDMVSENIDDNNDLLRVFMMEKALLELQHEINYRPELAMIPIKGILDILK from the coding sequence ATGCAAGACAATTCCCTTTTAAATACAACAGATTGGTATAAAGATGCCATAATTTACGAACTGCACATAAAAGCTTTCTTTGATAGTAACGGAGATGGTATTGGGGACTTTAAAGGGTTGTTGCAAAAACTTGATTACCTTGAAGATTTAGGGGTAACGGCAATTTGGCTTCTGCCCTTTTACCCTTCACCACTGAGAGATGACGGATATGATATAGCAGATTATTACAGCATCAACCCATCGTATGGAAATTTAAAGGATTTTAAAAAATTCATCTCCGAAGCTCACAATAGAGGCCTCAAAGTCATCACAGAGCTAGTTATTAATCATACATCAGACCAACACCCTTGGTTTCAAAAAGCACGTAAAGCAGAAAAAGGAAGTCCTGAAAGAGACTTTTATGTTTGGAGTGATTCTGCCGAAAAGTATAAAGACGCGCGAATAATATTTACCGACACTGAACCTAGCAATTGGAGTTGGGATAGCGAAGCCAAAGCCTATTACTGGCATCGTTTTTTTTCACATCAGCCAGATTTAAATTTTGACAACCCAGAAGTCCAAAAGGAAGTTCTAAACATATTAGACTTTTGGTGCGAATTTGGGGTCGACGGGTTTAGGTTAGATGCCATACCCTATTTATTTGAACGCGATGGCACCAATTGCGAAAATTTACCTGAAACGCATGTTTTTCTAAAAAAACTTAGAAGCCATATGGATTCTAAATGGGAAAACAAATTGCTTTTGGCAGAAGCAAATATGTGGCCTGAAGATTCTGCAGCCTATTTTGGGAATGGGGATGAATGCCATATGAATTATCATTTCCCGATAATGCCTAGGATGTTCATGTCTGTAAAAATGGAAAACAGATATCCGATTATTGACATAATAGACCAAACACCTGAAATTCCAGAAGGATGTCAATGGGGAATTTTTCTTCGTAATCATGACGAATTAACTCTTGAAATGGTTACTGATGAAGAGCGAGATTATATGTATAAAGTTTATACCAGGGACCCAAAAGCAAAAATAAATGTTGGCATCCGTCATCGTTTAGCACGTTTATTAGAAAACAATAGAGGTAAAATTGAGCTGATGAATGTTATGCTTTTCTCTCTTCCTGGAACTCCAATACTGTACTATGGTGATGAAATAGGAATGGGCGACAATTATTACTTAGGTGACAGAGATGGAGTGAGAACTCCAATGCAATGGTCTTCAGAAAGAAACGCAGGCTTTTCCACCGCCAACCCCCATCAACTGTACCTTCCAACCATTATAGACCCAGAATACAAATACGAGTCAGTTAACGTGGAAACACAGCTAATGAATTCTTCCTCCCTACTTTGGTGGATGAAACGTATTATGGCTATGCGCAAACGCTTTAAAGCTTTTGGAAGAGGAGAAATCAATTTCTTATCTCCCAAGAATTCAAAAATTTTAGCATTTACCAGAACGTATGAAGAGGAAATTATTTTGGTGATTTGTAATCTTTCAAGGTTTTCCCAACCCGCTGAATTAGACCTGTCAAACTATAAAAATCTTATACCAGAAGAAGTTTTTAGCAGAATAAAGTTTCCTAAAATTACTGATAAATCTTACTTGTTTACACTTTCACCATTTGGCTATTACTGGTTTCAACTTAAATCTATAAATGAATCTAACCAAGATACCAATAACAAGTTCAGCACTTTTAAAATTGATAGCTTGGATGAGTTGTTAATTAAAATACAAAAGCAGGATTTCGAAGGCAATTTATTAAAATACATCATCGACCAACCTTGGTACAATTTAAAAGATAGAATTGTTCAGGATCTAAAAATCATTAAGTCCGTAAATATAGACACCGAAGGAAATCATAAAATTCTTCTTTTAGAATTAGAGTATAATGAGGGTTTGCCAGAGCTTTATCAGCTCCCAATTTCCAAAAGGCTACTTTCCTCGAATCAAAAATCAATTCAAGATTTCACCCATGTAATATGTGAAGTTGAAAATGGCAGGTTTAGGGGTTTTGTTCAAGAAGGCTCTCAAAATGTAGAATTTAGGCGGCTTTTATTTCATCGTTTATTAAATAATTCGGAATTTACAAATGAAGGCTTACAGCTAAATCAATTCCAAATTCAATTTGAACCTCAGCCAAGTCAATACAGGGTTGAGCTTAAAAATGGAAATTCTAGAATGCCAGAATTTGAATTTCCTGATGGGTTACACTATAAATTTTATAGAAAACTTGATATAATAGAGCATCCTGATAGCGAGGTAATGAAAGCGTTTTCATCGTTCTCGCAAAAATTAACGCCTGAGTATATAGGTTCCATCTCTGTAAACATTTCTGGCGCTAATAATCAAGTATTAGGTATACTTTACCAAGGGGCGGAACACCAGGAAGACACAGGTTATTGGATGATAGACTTAGTGAAACGCTATTTCGATTCTATTTTAACTGAACCGAAAAAATTTAAAGTTCCTAAACTTAATACCGATTATTTTCAAGCCATAGACTACAATGATTTACCTCAATCTATGAAACATTTCTTGGGTGTAATAAATTGCGAAAGGGCTGCCCAACTTGGTAAATTGACCGCTGAATTACACAACAATCTTGTTAAATTATCTGACAAAGAAGCCTTTTCAACTGAAGAATTTTCTTTACACTACCAGCGATCGGTATTCTCAGGTCTTCAAGGACTTACGCGTTCCGCTTTCCAAGATTTAGATTCACAATTTCAAAAATTACCTAACTATGCAATTGAAGACGGAAATGTGTTGCTATCAAAGAAAAAGGAGGTTTTAGAACTTTTAAAAAAGGTATATAAGTACAAAATTCCTATCCTAAAATTTCGTACACATGGCGATTTGCACCTATCCCGCTTTATTTGGACAGGAAAAAATTTCTTATTACAAGATTTTGAAGGAGACAACCAGAAATCATTCAGTGACAGAAGAATTAGAAGAAATGGGTTAAGAGATGTAGCCTCAATGCTACGCTCCTTTCATTATGTAACTTACATGACTTATTTAGAACCAGAATATTCTAAACATGGTAGCGAAGGAAATCTCGAAGAATGGGCATACGCATGGTTTCATTATATGAGCAGAATCTACTTAACCAACTATTTAAATTCCATTAAATATCCAGATATGGTTTCCGAGAACATTGATGACAATAATGATTTGTTAAGGGTATTTATGATGGAAAAAGCTCTACTAGAATTGCAGCACGAAATAAATTACAGACCAGAATTGGCAATGATTCCAATAAAAGGGATCCTTGACATACTAAAATAA
- a CDS encoding dioxygenase family protein produces MSFDQITFYSKKFLILSCVISLSCQSQIRDNDLRNVGGKCEGCEALYEYGDKFLNETDTIPGFKEYSPKIKIHGTIYKNDGVSPAEDIILYFYHTNQEGIYDNKGKTKNWIARHGIHRGWIKTDKSGHFEIYTFRPASYPNSIAPQHIHMTIKEPNTIPYYIDDIFFRDDPNFNSEFDKGNEARAGSGVITLKKNKGIWEARRDIYLGQNIPDY; encoded by the coding sequence ATGAGTTTTGATCAAATAACTTTTTACAGCAAGAAATTCTTAATTCTTTCATGTGTTATCTCATTGTCGTGCCAATCGCAAATAAGGGATAATGATCTTCGTAATGTTGGAGGCAAATGTGAAGGTTGTGAGGCTCTATATGAGTATGGTGATAAATTTCTGAATGAAACTGATACAATTCCAGGATTCAAGGAATACTCACCCAAAATTAAAATCCACGGTACGATTTATAAAAACGATGGGGTTTCCCCGGCAGAAGATATCATCCTATACTTCTATCATACTAACCAAGAGGGTATTTATGATAATAAAGGAAAAACTAAAAATTGGATTGCACGGCACGGAATCCATCGCGGTTGGATTAAAACAGATAAATCTGGCCACTTTGAAATCTACACCTTCAGGCCTGCTTCCTACCCTAATTCCATTGCCCCGCAGCATATCCACATGACCATAAAAGAACCAAATACTATACCCTATTATATCGATGATATATTTTTCAGGGACGATCCTAATTTTAATTCCGAATTTGACAAGGGTAATGAAGCAAGAGCAGGTTCTGGTGTCATTACGCTTAAGAAAAACAAAGGGATTTGGGAAGCCCGAAGGGATATTTATTTGGGCCAGAATATACCTGATTATTAA